The genomic region TTTTAGTTCACTACTGATTAATAATAATGCAGTCATAGAACCCACTGTCGTACTTCCTATTAAGTAAGAACTAAAGTTTGGTGTTTCACTAAAGTCACTATCAAGTTGTCTTAATTTGATATCTTCTCTAGTTTCAACGTTACTAAATATTTTATTTGTGATCGTGTCATTAATGTAAGTTGCTGTTAATGTATCCTCATTTGTGACAACTAATACAATTACATCATTATTTAACTTCAATTCAAATGAGTTTTCAATATCCTCAGTAGATAAGTGAATTTGTGAAGTTGTTGATACAGAATCAATGATCGATGTAACTGTACTATTTTTTGAAGTGTTTGACTTTAAAGCATTGTACAATTCATTGATATCATCAAATTCACATGTATCTGGATTATTACATACAAACGTATATTTTGTTTCAATTTGATAGGACTTAAATAATGTTTTGTGTCCAAAATAAATTCCTGTACCAACTATAATAAATAAAGCAATTGTAATAAATGTAATAACAATATTCTGTTTCATTTTGTTTTTAGCCAATGTTATCCCTCCTAATAGTTTAAACTCACTAGCTGTTACTTCTTTAGTTGTACTAAAAATCATGTAAAAGGCGATCACAGTACCAATCAAGATTCCTATTTGTCGTACATTCGATAACGGCAAATATTCATGTAGTGAATAATCCACAACAGTATATCGTATTTGATCTTCATTTGCTTCTTCAAATACTTCAGTAATTAAGTTGTCATATATTATGTTTGCTAGATAACTATTACTAGATTTGATTTTAAGTAATAAATATCCTTCCTTACTCTCTACAGTTATAGAGTCTCTAACATCTGTGACACTTAAATACTCACCTGTACTCGTTTCAATATTCTTTACTACAGATTCAATTATTTCAGTATCCGTTACATAGTCTGATAGATTCTTATTGCTACTTGCATCACCTATTAGTTTACAACTATTAGCTGAATCAAAACAAGATGAAACTATTTTGGCTTCTGAAACATAATCATCAAAAAAATAATTGTGTAGCTGGTAGACCCCTACGGATAAAACTTGTACTACAAACAGTGTTACGAGCAGCTTTATCCCATGTCTTATGAACAATCCAAAATTTATACGCATACTTCACCTCCAACTTAAGGACATCCTACATAATGACATCTTAATCGTATATTAAACTTGTGAAAAATATATGAAAATCCTTCTTGGAATATTTAGGGTATTAAGAAGATTATGATTAGGTTAATATCCAACTTTACAGTATAGTTTCTATATTTTACCATTAACCTATTAGCTACGTGTTCTGGACGACTCTATATAAAATACCCTATAAATAGGACGGGTGCCTACTTATAGGGTATTTCTTTACACTATAGATCTATATCTTCTACTTTTACTCTGATTTCTTTTGTATCAATATTACATTTATCCTCTTTTTTATGTGAACAACGATAACAACTAAGGCTACTGCCTTTTTGTTTCTTAAACTTTATAAGTGGAATTATTGCTAAACTTAATATGATTCCTATGATTAAGATCACAATCAGATCGGCAATTACCATTTTAATCACACTTTCTTTTTTATTTTTCGAAAGCTACTTTATTACTATATGTTAAAGTCTTTTTCTCTTTACTTGTTTTAATTAGAAATGAGAAGTAAACTATAGTTGCCGCTAAAATTACAAGTGAAGCAACAAATCCTTCTCCTAGCTCACCATACGTTATGATTGTACCGATTTGGTAGACAACCATAGCTACTAAATACCCTACACCAAACTGTAGAATAATTCCGTTTACTAGCCATTTTCTTGATTTTAGTTCTGCTTTCATCGCACCGATTGCAGCGAAGCAAGGTGGTGTAAATAGGTTAAAGAACATAAATGCAAGTGCTGCTACCGCAGTAATACCCATTGTTTCTCGAAGTATAAAACCATTTGTTAACTCAAACTCTTCAACATTTATAGCTGAGCTCATTGCATATACAACCGCAAGTGTTCCAACGACTTCCTCTTTTGCAATGAATCCAGTTACAGCGGCTGCGGCAAGTTGCCAAACACCAATTCCTAAAGGAATTAATAATAAGGCAAACGGAGATGCTACTGCAGCTAATATAGAATTATCTACTGAATCTCCAACTAGTCTTAGATTAAAATCAAATGATCCCATAAGGAATACAACCGTATTAGCTAAGACGATAATTGTACCTGCCCTGATTGCAAATTCTTTTCCAGTATCCATCATCTTTAGGAATGAACGCTTAACGCTCGGAAGACGATATTCTGGTAATTCTACAATGAAATAGTTTTTAACATCATCTGCACCCGTGATCGCTTTTATTAATAGACCTACTAGAATAATCAATAGAAATGCAACAAGATAAGTTATACCAAACACAAGTGCACTCTCATTAAAAAACGCTCCTACAAATAAAGCAATAATTGGTGCTTTAGCACCACATGGTACAAATGGCGTTAATAATGTTGTCATACGACGCTGTTTTTCATTTTTGATTGTTCTTGTAGACATAACGCCCGGTATCGCGCACCCGTATCCAACGATCATAGGTATAATCGATTTTCCTGATAATCCAATTTTCTTAAACAGCGGATCAAAAATCATTGCAATACGTGCTAAAAATCCACTATCCTCAACTAATGATAATATAAACATTAAAACCATTATTAATGGAAGGAATCCTATTACGGCAGCAAATCCACCGATTATTCCATCTGTTAAAAGTGCGCTAAGGAATTCATTTGTACCTGCTCCTGCTAAACTGTCAGCAATAGATCCCTGTATACCTTCAATAAAAGCAACTAATGAATCTGCAATGAATAGACCAACAGTATTAATTGACAGTTGAAATGCTAAAGCCATAATTCCAACAAATAATAATATTCCTATAAAAGGATTCGTCACATAATGGTCAATAGTTTCTTGTAATGCTGAAGTTTTTGCCATCTCTTTTTTCGTTTCTACTTTTTCAGCTATATCATTTACAATTCTATATCGTTCAAGATCCTGTTTATCTATAGTAGTAAATGTAGCAAGACTAGTAAAGGCATTTTCTTGTGTGTTTTCTTCTGATACTTTTTTAGCATTCTCTATTAGGACATCTAAACCTTTTCCTTTTAAAGCAACTATTTCGACTATTGGACACTTTAACTCTTCTTCTAACTTTTCAATATCGATTTCCGTTTTTGTTGCTGCAAGGTCAGACTTATTTAGTGCAACCACTAATGGGATTCCAAGTTCTAATAATTGTGTTGTAAAGAATAAACTTCTATTCAGGTTAGTTGCATCAACAACATTAATGATTACATCAGGACCTTCTTCTTTTACAAAATCTCTTGTTATACTTTCCTCACTAGTATAAGGTCTAATTGAATACGCTCCTGGTAAGTCAACTACCGTAACATCTTTTGCTAAACGTTCTTTGAGCGTTGCTTCTCTTTTGTCAACGGTTACTCCTGACCAATTGGCAACATGTTCGTTACTCCCTGTTAAGGCATTATAAAGTGTTGTTTTTCCACTGTTTGGATTACCTGCTAAAGCTATTTTCATTTTAATTCCCTCCGATATATATTACTAATTTTTATATAACTTCTATTACACTTGCTAAATCTTTATCAATGCCGTATCTTCCGCCTTTTATATTTACAATAAAGTTTGAACGCATTTTCTTAATGATTGTAATTTTTTCCCCTGAAAAACAACCTAATGAAAATAAAAATGTGTTCATCTCATGATCACCATTTACTGATTTCACTGTGTAGGTTACGCCTTTTTTTCCCTCTGAAATATTCATATTCAAATCGGTTCCCCCTTTTCTTTTCATATACAAGCAAAATACTTGACTGTACTAATTGATATTCATTACTATTATAGAATAGTACAAATGATAATCATTGTCAATTGAAAACAGGGAAAAAGTTCTTTATTTTGGAAATTGTCGTATGCCATTGGTGAATGCAATTTAAAAAGTAACGTTATACCTTATTGATGACTATTTCTTGATACCAGGTGATAACAGATTACATAGTATCAGCCATTAATTTTATTGCTAGTGTTTTAAGCTATACTAAAACGCTAGTGTTAATTTCCATATGCGCCTTAAACAGACTGATGACGAGTGGATGAATACATCTACTAACTATGGAATTAAATTATACAATAAATCTAATACTCTATATTTAAACGAAGACACTGTTGGGACTTATTTTTTATTCTGAGACTTTTATGTAGTTGCAAACAAAATCATCTTTAGAACAGGAACACCATTCTCTAATGTACATGAAGAAGATTTAAATCCATGACTTGTAATTAGTTCTTTTTCTTTTTTTATATGCTCCGCTTTACTCTTTATAACATTAATAGCAATTTCGTTTTCCGTACTTAATTGACTAAGTGCTAACTTCATTAATAGCTCCCCAACTGGAAAAAAATCAGCCTGGTGTGAAACTGCCAAATAAGTTATTCGATTATTTTTCTTTGAAAATGCAACTATTCCTAAGCATTTATTTGTTTTTTTATCTTTAACCATGAATGCTTCTCCTTTTTCAATTTTAGCATTCATATACTTATCGTATGAAATGTCAGTTTCATTACCCTCATACCACTCAGTAAGGTCCGGAACTAATTCTCTAACATAATCATCGTACTCAGATGAAAGACGAATCCAAGTAGGTTTATCTTTTTTCTTTACCTTATGTATATCATACATAGACTTTCACTTTCTCCTTCCACATATTTATAATTAATAATCACATTACAATTCAAGAGTATTTAGTTCAGTTAAACATATAATCGAAAACTAGTGTTGTTAACTTGACTTCATATTAATATCAGCAGGCACCCACAGAAGGGTTCGATATTGTTAAATTACCAGTGAAACTACCATTTATGACTTTGATTCATTATAACTCAGCAGTTTCTTATGTAAGTATATTATAGCAAAATTACTTGGAGTTCAAAGCACTTATTGTGGATTACTTAAGTTTTAATCAGCGTTAGCAAACATATAGTATTTCATTTTTAGTTATAATTACTAGAATCAACAAATTAATCGTGCATAAAGTCATATATAAGCCAGTTCTCTCATATAGATATATTTGAATATAATTAAATTTTTTACTTTAATTGTTGTACTCTATAATGGTATATTATAGATATAGTAAAGGGGATGATCATTTGAATTTAAAAAGAATACCTGAGCATATTGGTGTCATACCTGATGGAAACCGTAGATGGGCACAACTTAATGGATTATCGAAGGAGAAGGGTTATGATCATGGTATTGATCCTGGGTTTGAATTATTTAAAGAATGCTTAGAGTTAGGTGTCAAAGAAATGACGTTTTACGGATTTACTCAAGATAATACAAAACGTCCTTCTATCCAGACAAAAGCATTTCAAAAAGCATGTGTAGATGCTGTGAAAAAACTTTTACACGAAGATGCATCACTACTAGTTCTAGGAAACACAGAGTCGCCACTGTTTCCTAAGGAATTACTACCTTATACAAAAGAACGTACGAATATAGGTAGTGGAAAGATGAAGATCAACTTTTTAGTAAATTATAGTTGGTGGTGGGATTTAAATGAATCCTACTCTGTTAAACCCAGTGGTGGAGATCCAAAACGTTATATATCTAACAACATCGCATCTAAAGATATTTCACGAATTGACCTAGTCATCCGTTGGGGCGGAAGAAGGCGATTAAGTGGTTTTTTACCAGTACAAACCGTTTACTCAGACTTTTACATTCTAGATGAGTTATGGCCAGCTTATAAAAAAGAACACCTTCATAAGGCGTTAGAGTGGTACCAAACCCAAGATATCACTCTAGGTGGATAAAAAAAAGTAACAACAATTTTTAGTCTTGTTGGTTACTTTTTTTTATATATTTTTTTCATAAACTAATACTATATATAAAATTATCTTCTATTTCTTAAAACTAGAAGCCTAAGTAATTGCGCAATACCTGCTGCCATTGCAGCCACATACGTTAAGGCAGCTGCACGAAGGACTCTCCGCGCTCCTCTTTCCTCATCATCCATTATAAACTGATTGGTATTAAGTAACCGAAGTGCTCTACTACTTGCATTAAATTCAACTGGTAATGTGATTACCTGAAACAGAACAGCAGCACCGAACAGTAAGATTCCGATATCTAATAATCCAGGCTGATTAGGTATAAGCAAGCCACCTATAATAAAAAACCAGGCAGCAGAAGAGCCGAATCTTGCAAGTGGAAAGATCAAATTTCTAACTGTTAAAGGTATATAGCCTCTAGCGTGTTGAATAGCATGTCCTACTTCATGAGCAGAAACACTCACTGATGCTATGGAACTTCTATTGTAAACTTCTTGCGATAATCTTAGAACACGATTTCTGGGATCGTAATGGTCTGATAAATGACCTTTAGCTAATTCTATAGGGATATCTTGTAATCCCGCTTCATCTAAAAGCGACCTTGCTACTTGCACCCCAGAATAACCTCGATGTGTATT from Haloplasma contractile SSD-17B harbors:
- a CDS encoding undecaprenyl diphosphate synthase family protein yields the protein MVYYRYSKGDDHLNLKRIPEHIGVIPDGNRRWAQLNGLSKEKGYDHGIDPGFELFKECLELGVKEMTFYGFTQDNTKRPSIQTKAFQKACVDAVKKLLHEDASLLVLGNTESPLFPKELLPYTKERTNIGSGKMKINFLVNYSWWWDLNESYSVKPSGGDPKRYISNNIASKDISRIDLVIRWGGRRRLSGFLPVQTVYSDFYILDELWPAYKKEHLHKALEWYQTQDITLGG
- a CDS encoding zinc metallopeptidase gives rise to the protein MLFPYGFYGFDPTIIILIPTIVFTLYAQSKVKSNFAKYLKVNTHRGYSGVQVARSLLDEAGLQDIPIELAKGHLSDHYDPRNRVLRLSQEVYNRSSIASVSVSAHEVGHAIQHARGYIPLTVRNLIFPLARFGSSAAWFFIIGGLLIPNQPGLLDIGILLFGAAVLFQVITLPVEFNASSRALRLLNTNQFIMDDEERGARRVLRAAALTYVAAMAAGIAQLLRLLVLRNRR
- the feoB gene encoding ferrous iron transporter B, whose protein sequence is MKIALAGNPNSGKTTLYNALTGSNEHVANWSGVTVDKREATLKERLAKDVTVVDLPGAYSIRPYTSEESITRDFVKEEGPDVIINVVDATNLNRSLFFTTQLLELGIPLVVALNKSDLAATKTEIDIEKLEEELKCPIVEIVALKGKGLDVLIENAKKVSEENTQENAFTSLATFTTIDKQDLERYRIVNDIAEKVETKKEMAKTSALQETIDHYVTNPFIGILLFVGIMALAFQLSINTVGLFIADSLVAFIEGIQGSIADSLAGAGTNEFLSALLTDGIIGGFAAVIGFLPLIMVLMFILSLVEDSGFLARIAMIFDPLFKKIGLSGKSIIPMIVGYGCAIPGVMSTRTIKNEKQRRMTTLLTPFVPCGAKAPIIALFVGAFFNESALVFGITYLVAFLLIILVGLLIKAITGADDVKNYFIVELPEYRLPSVKRSFLKMMDTGKEFAIRAGTIIVLANTVVFLMGSFDFNLRLVGDSVDNSILAAVASPFALLLIPLGIGVWQLAAAAVTGFIAKEEVVGTLAVVYAMSSAINVEEFELTNGFILRETMGITAVAALAFMFFNLFTPPCFAAIGAMKAELKSRKWLVNGIILQFGVGYLVAMVVYQIGTIITYGELGEGFVASLVILAATIVYFSFLIKTSKEKKTLTYSNKVAFEK
- a CDS encoding GNAT family N-acetyltransferase, which translates into the protein MYDIHKVKKKDKPTWIRLSSEYDDYVRELVPDLTEWYEGNETDISYDKYMNAKIEKGEAFMVKDKKTNKCLGIVAFSKKNNRITYLAVSHQADFFPVGELLMKLALSQLSTENEIAINVIKSKAEHIKKEKELITSHGFKSSSCTLENGVPVLKMILFATT
- a CDS encoding FeoA family protein, producing MNISEGKKGVTYTVKSVNGDHEMNTFLFSLGCFSGEKITIIKKMRSNFIVNIKGGRYGIDKDLASVIEVI